GGGGGACGCCGGATCAGCACCTGGCCTTAAAACGTGAGGTAAGAGATACCGACGACCGCCAGCGCATGCCAGCGACATACGATGGAAACGCACAATGGGAATGCACCACGAAGCGACGTGCGGCGTCGCTACCACGACGTGCAACGACGTTGCTAAAAGCACTTGTTTCCCGACAAGTTGCACAAACACTAACAATTAGCCACCGCGATAAACCGTGCAAAAATCACGAAATCCGCGTCGCCCGAAAAAATTTTTTGCTGATTTGTGATTTCAACTAGTGCTCTGGATGCATACGTCTACAGATCGCTTTTTTTGCGCGTTGCACACTACGGGACAGACTGCCATGCATCGCGCAGCAACCCGGCAAAGGCGTCTTTGCCGGAAATTTTGCGTCTTTCATGTCGCATTCGGGACCGTATGCATCAAGACCACCGCATGCAGCGGCATTGATTTTATTGCGTCGCAGGGACAACCATTCCGCAAGACACAGCGCTTTTTTTTAAATGCCGTCTGCAACCGGACGGTCACACGACGGTTATTTGATTGTCATTGCCACGCCGCGGCGATCACGCATGCACAGGTGTTGCTGGTGATCGCCTGACTCTGGTTTGAGCGGAGGGTGTTGGTCGTCGCACGCCGTCTCCGGGGCAAGACGTTACCGGGCTCGGCCAGTGCGCGCAGAAGCCATGGCGTCCGGCAATGGCGCCGGGTTCGGACCCTGAGCCACGCCGCATTACGGCCGCACAGCGGTGCTGCGGGCCGTCTCGTCAATGCAGTGCGCTCGAAGGTGAAACAGAATGGCGCGCCACGGCTTCGGCCGCAGCGCGCAGTGCCTCAGCCCAACGGTTCGTCGGACAGATAGGTGTAACCGGTCAACCCTGCTTCCAGCGCATCGCTCAATTCCTGTGCGCGCTCGGGCGACAGCTGCGCGGCGGCGATGCGCTCGGCATAGGTCGCACGCAGCGTGTCCAGCCGATAGCCCACGTAGTCCAGCATCACATCGGTGGTATCGCCGCGGCGCTGCTGCGCGATGCGATAGCCATCGCCGTCCGCGGCCACTTCCACCGCATCGGTATCGCCGAACAGGTTATGGATATCGCCCAGGATTTCCTGGTAGGCACCGACCAGGAAGAAGCCGATGCGATAACTCTCGCCCGGATTCAGCGTGTGCAGCGGCATCGAGCTGTCCAGGCTTTCGTTCTCGACGTAGGTCTTGACCATGCCGTCGGAGTCGCAGGTCATGTCGGCGATGATGCCGCGCCGCTGCGGCGCTTCGTTCAAGCGCTCGATCGGCACGATCGGGAACACCTGATCGATCGCCCACACATCCGGAATCGACTCGAACACGCTGAAGTTGACGAAGTACTTGTCGACCAGCCGCTCGTTGAGCTCGTCCAGCACCGGGCGATGGCTCTTCTCGTCGAAGCTCAGGCGTGCACGCACGCCGTGCGCGATCGCATAGAACAGGTCATCGATACGCGCGCGGTGGGTCAGGTCGATCTGGCCCAATGCGTACGCACTCAAGCCTTCGGCATGGAAGTGCTGCGCCTCCTGGAACAGTTCCACCGCCGGGCGCACGTCGAGCTCGTCATGGATCTCGCGCAGGTGGCGGATCGCTGCCGGCTCGTCGTCGTGCGCGTCCGGCACACGGCCTTCCGGCGCCTGCTCCACTTCGGACACGTTGGCGATCAGCACCGCGTGGTGGGCGGTCATCGCGCGGCCGCATTCGGTGACGATGCGCGGCGGGGGCAGGCCGTGCTCTTCGCAGGCGCTGGCCAGCGGCTGCACGATGTTGCTGGCGTAGGAATGCAGGCCGTAATTGATCGAGCAATAGCTGCGCGAGCGCGTGCCTTCGTAATCGATGCCCAGGCCGCCGCCGACGTCCACATGACTGATCTTCGCGCCCAGCCGCGACAGCTCCACGAAGTAGCG
The window above is part of the Xanthomonas cassavae CFBP 4642 genome. Proteins encoded here:
- the speA gene encoding arginine decarboxylase; the encoded protein is MSDWSLDQARKTYSIPHWADGYFDVNAAGHVVVTPTVDGPSVSLPEVVDAARAAGAKLPLLVRFPDILGQRLGKLQAAFAQAQSEWDYAGGYTAVYPIKVNQHRGVAGTLASHHGDGFGLEAGSKPELMAVLALSRPGGLIVCNGYKDREYIRLALIGRKLGLQTFIVIEKPSELTLVLEEARALDVKPGLGVRMRLASLGAGKWQNSGGDKAKFGLSPRQVLDLWKTLRDTEYADSLQLLHFHMGSQISNVRDIANGMREATRYFVELSRLGAKISHVDVGGGLGIDYEGTRSRSYCSINYGLHSYASNIVQPLASACEEHGLPPPRIVTECGRAMTAHHAVLIANVSEVEQAPEGRVPDAHDDEPAAIRHLREIHDELDVRPAVELFQEAQHFHAEGLSAYALGQIDLTHRARIDDLFYAIAHGVRARLSFDEKSHRPVLDELNERLVDKYFVNFSVFESIPDVWAIDQVFPIVPIERLNEAPQRRGIIADMTCDSDGMVKTYVENESLDSSMPLHTLNPGESYRIGFFLVGAYQEILGDIHNLFGDTDAVEVAADGDGYRIAQQRRGDTTDVMLDYVGYRLDTLRATYAERIAAAQLSPERAQELSDALEAGLTGYTYLSDEPLG